The following are encoded together in the Nitrospirota bacterium genome:
- a CDS encoding magnesium transporter — translation MPLFGELFVSELIKKPVLDPSGEELGFVRDFIVVRGEPLPRLSALIIEKKKVQYRLNWEDLSIFNKRIISSSVRAGSLKPYVFSEDDLLISRDILDKQIVDANGAKVVRVNDVKLEGFDGDACLIAVDVGMRGILRRLGIEHRGENLFRIFGKKLSQNLISWNYIQPLEPKLTTISLTVPRQMLSELHPADIAEIISQVSHLEGAALFKGLDPETAAEALHELEPDVQAAIIGRIDKEQASDIIERMPPDEAADVIADLPAEKAKEILELIEKEEAEDIQELLGHEEDTSGGLMTNEYIAYAPGLRVSEAIERFREDAREVETVYYIYIVDVEEKLIGVISLRELLLAPPDAPLSEIMETKLKTVAPESDQRVVAEMLSKYNLLAIPVIDPENFLLGIVTIDDVIDIFLPPAARKKRRRV, via the coding sequence GTGCCCCTTTTTGGTGAGCTTTTTGTAAGCGAACTTATAAAAAAACCCGTGCTTGATCCGTCAGGTGAAGAGTTGGGTTTTGTAAGAGATTTTATTGTGGTCAGGGGTGAACCCCTTCCCAGGCTGTCTGCCTTGATTATAGAGAAGAAAAAGGTGCAGTATCGCCTTAACTGGGAGGACCTCAGTATTTTCAATAAACGCATAATATCCTCAAGTGTGCGCGCAGGAAGCTTAAAACCCTATGTCTTCTCAGAGGACGACCTCCTTATTAGCAGGGATATCCTCGACAAACAGATAGTCGATGCCAATGGAGCCAAGGTGGTCAGGGTCAATGATGTAAAGCTCGAGGGATTTGACGGTGATGCCTGCCTTATTGCTGTTGATGTTGGTATGCGGGGGATACTGAGGCGTCTGGGCATAGAGCATAGAGGAGAAAATCTGTTCAGAATTTTTGGCAAGAAACTCTCTCAAAACCTGATAAGCTGGAACTATATCCAGCCACTTGAACCAAAATTGACCACAATCTCTCTTACTGTGCCGAGGCAGATGTTGTCAGAACTCCATCCAGCAGATATCGCTGAGATTATAAGCCAGGTCTCTCACCTCGAGGGTGCAGCCCTTTTTAAAGGGCTTGACCCTGAGACTGCTGCTGAGGCACTTCACGAACTTGAGCCCGATGTCCAGGCAGCCATAATAGGCAGGATAGATAAAGAACAAGCCTCTGATATTATAGAAAGGATGCCTCCTGATGAAGCGGCTGATGTCATTGCAGACCTTCCAGCAGAGAAGGCAAAAGAAATCTTAGAGCTAATTGAAAAAGAGGAGGCAGAAGATATTCAGGAGCTCCTCGGCCATGAGGAGGATACCTCGGGTGGACTTATGACCAATGAATACATCGCTTATGCCCCTGGACTTAGAGTCAGTGAAGCGATTGAGCGGTTTAGAGAAGATGCCAGGGAGGTGGAGACAGTTTATTATATTTATATTGTGGATGTTGAAGAAAAGCTCATCGGCGTTATATCTCTTAGAGAACTCCTTCTCGCGCCACCTGACGCCCCACTTTCTGAGATAATGGAGACAAAACTGAAGACAGTTGCCCCTGAATCAGACCAGAGAGTTGTGGCAGAAATGCTATCCAAATATAACCTCCTCGCCATTCCTGTAATAGACCCGGAAAATTTTCTTCTCGGTATAGTCACAATCGATGATGTAATAGATATCTTCCTCCCTCCAGCAGCAAGGAAGAAAAGGAGGAGAGTGTGA
- a CDS encoding Nramp family divalent metal transporter, translating into MGPGIITANLDNDASGIATYSVAGARFGYSLLWILIPTTVALVVVQEMVARMGVITGKGLSDLIRENYGVRPTFYMMLALLFANFGTTVANFAGWAASMEIFGLSKYIMVPFGAVFIWLLVTRGSYRLLERILLVACLLYLGYIISGVLSKPDWAQVAYNTIVPTLKWDAEYMMLTIAIIGTTITPWMQFYLQSSIAEKGIRKEHYKASRLDVIIGCSITDIIAFFIIVTCATTLFPYGIRVNEAHEAAIALKPLAGQYASGLFAVSLANASILGAIIVPLATAYYVCEAMGWEAGVNKTFKEAPQFMWIYTVLIVFSCVLVLIPGAPLILFMILSSVVNGILLPFVLVFALSLVNNRAIMGEHINPKSYNYISWGTVVVLIALTAVFLVMTVAWKT; encoded by the coding sequence ATGGGCCCCGGGATTATAACTGCCAATCTCGACAATGACGCCAGCGGCATTGCTACATACTCAGTTGCCGGTGCACGCTTTGGCTACTCCCTGCTCTGGATCCTTATCCCTACTACCGTGGCCCTTGTGGTTGTCCAGGAGATGGTAGCGAGGATGGGAGTAATAACAGGGAAAGGGCTTTCTGACCTCATACGTGAAAACTACGGGGTTAGGCCTACCTTTTATATGATGTTAGCGCTCCTTTTTGCAAATTTTGGGACTACTGTTGCTAATTTTGCTGGATGGGCAGCGAGCATGGAAATTTTTGGCCTGAGCAAATATATTATGGTGCCCTTCGGCGCTGTCTTTATCTGGCTCCTCGTAACAAGGGGTAGTTACAGGCTGTTGGAGCGGATACTCCTTGTGGCCTGCCTGCTTTATTTAGGCTATATAATCTCAGGGGTGCTTTCAAAGCCAGACTGGGCTCAAGTTGCTTACAACACCATTGTCCCTACCCTCAAATGGGATGCTGAGTATATGATGCTAACAATAGCCATAATAGGAACAACCATAACTCCGTGGATGCAGTTTTATCTTCAGTCATCCATTGCCGAGAAGGGCATCAGGAAAGAGCATTACAAGGCATCGAGGCTCGATGTAATAATTGGCTGTTCCATAACTGATATAATTGCTTTTTTTATTATTGTCACCTGCGCCACAACCCTCTTCCCTTACGGAATAAGGGTTAATGAAGCCCATGAAGCAGCAATCGCCTTAAAACCCCTGGCAGGGCAGTATGCTTCAGGGCTTTTTGCTGTAAGCCTTGCCAATGCATCCATTCTCGGAGCCATTATTGTGCCACTTGCAACTGCCTATTACGTATGTGAAGCCATGGGTTGGGAGGCAGGGGTGAATAAGACATTTAAAGAGGCGCCTCAATTTATGTGGATATACACAGTCCTAATAGTCTTCTCCTGCGTGTTGGTGCTCATACCAGGAGCCCCGCTGATATTGTTCATGATCCTTTCATCTGTAGTTAATGGAATTCTTCTGCCATTTGTCCTTGTCTTTGCCTTATCTCTTGTGAATAACCGTGCTATTATGGGAGAGCACATAAATCCGAAAAGTTATAATTACATCTCGTGGGGTACAGTGGTTGTTCTGATAGCCCTTACAGCAGTCTTTTTGGTTATGACCGTAGCATGGAAGACATAA
- the mtnA gene encoding S-methyl-5-thioribose-1-phosphate isomerase: MMVRAIEWKEGKVVMLDQSRLPLEVAYVECTDYRMVAEGIKKLWIRGAPAIGIAAAMGIALGAQEIKINSFDEFVKKVEPIFDTMLSTRPTAVNIKWAVERIRKFILAHKDKSVDNLKTLLIDEANKILREDIEVNKAIGRWGAQFIKDGDTILTHCNAGSLATGGYGTATAPILVAREQGKRVNVIADETRPVLQGARLTAWELMEEGIPVTLIVDSAAGSLMKAGEIDLCIVGTDRTAKNGDVANKIGTYSLAVLCEEHNIPFYVAAPLSSIDFSIPRGELIPIEERDSREITHISNCQIAPDGVRTRNPAFDVTPARYITAIITEKGAFRPEDLSKLMNSNQS, encoded by the coding sequence ATAATGGTCAGGGCCATTGAATGGAAAGAGGGCAAGGTAGTAATGCTTGATCAGAGCAGGCTACCTTTAGAGGTTGCTTATGTCGAATGCACAGATTACAGGATGGTTGCAGAGGGTATAAAAAAGCTCTGGATAAGAGGAGCTCCTGCAATAGGAATTGCTGCTGCAATGGGAATTGCCCTCGGCGCTCAGGAGATAAAGATAAATAGCTTTGACGAATTTGTTAAAAAGGTCGAACCAATCTTTGATACAATGCTCTCTACACGGCCGACAGCAGTAAACATAAAATGGGCAGTCGAAAGGATAAGAAAATTCATTTTAGCGCATAAAGACAAATCAGTTGACAATTTAAAAACATTGCTTATTGATGAGGCAAATAAAATCCTTAGAGAAGACATTGAAGTCAATAAGGCAATTGGCAGATGGGGGGCTCAATTTATAAAAGATGGTGATACAATACTCACCCATTGTAATGCAGGCTCTCTCGCAACAGGGGGTTATGGCACTGCCACGGCTCCTATACTGGTAGCCCGTGAGCAGGGCAAAAGAGTTAATGTTATAGCAGATGAAACAAGGCCTGTGCTTCAGGGGGCAAGGTTGACTGCATGGGAGCTGATGGAGGAGGGGATACCTGTGACACTGATTGTGGATAGCGCTGCAGGGTCTCTTATGAAGGCAGGAGAAATAGACCTCTGCATTGTTGGCACTGACAGGACGGCTAAGAATGGTGACGTTGCGAACAAGATAGGCACTTATTCCCTTGCTGTACTCTGTGAAGAGCACAACATCCCATTTTATGTGGCTGCCCCTTTGAGCAGTATTGATTTTTCAATTCCCCGAGGAGAATTAATCCCCATCGAAGAAAGGGATTCCAGGGAGATTACTCATATCTCTAACTGTCAGATAGCGCCTGATGGTGTGAGGACCAGAAACCCTGCCTTTGATGTCACACCTGCCAGATATATAACCGCAATCATTACAGAGAAAGGGGCCTTCAGGCCTGAGGATTTGAGCAAACTTATGAATTCCAACCAGTCTTGA